In Mesorhizobium sp. M9A.F.Ca.ET.002.03.1.2, the DNA window TTGCGCTGCACCGACTGCACGGCCACGAAACAACCTTTGCCCGAGCGATCGGCAGTGACCGCAAGGGAAGGATCTCGCTCGTGCTCTACATTGCCGCCGTCCTGTTGACCTTTTTCAATCACTGGATCGGCGTCGCGATCTACGTGCTGGTGGCCATGATCTGGTTCGTGCCGGATAGGCGGTTCGAGCGGTTGATCGAAAAACAGAAATAGGCGTCGCTACTTCCGCATCGCCTTCAGCTTTTCGGCGACGGACGCGGCGAGATCGGCATAGCGCTCCTCCAGCTGCTCGGCCGCCTTGATCACCGAAAAATCATGGCCGAATTTCTCCAGCGCCATGCGCAGCTTCTCGACGAACTCCGCCTGTTTTTCGAGTGCCGAAAACAGCGTCTTCACCTGCGCTTCGCTGATGTCGGGATTGGCAAGCATTTGCGGCACCTCGCGGCTCATTTGGTCGCCGGTGGTGGTCTGTTCTTTCAAGATCTTGATCCAATCGGTCAATCGGCAAATCTCCTTTTACCCGCGCAACATGCGCAGTGCCTGCCCACGCGGTCAACCCGAAGGTGCCACAGCGGGCTTGCATGGGCTTCCTGCCGCGCTAAGTTCGGCGCAGCTTGAACGAGGACACTACGCCCATGACCGCCGACGCCGAAATCCAGACCGCTTTGCCTGCGCTCGCCTCCGGCAATGTCGCCGTCATCACCGGCGGCGCCAGCGGCATCGGTCTTGCCGCGGCCAAGCGGCTGGCGGCAATGGGCCTGAGAATCGTGCTGGCCGACATTGGCGGCGCGCGGCTCGATGAAGCTGGCCGCGCCGTCGCCGCGATCACCGGTGACAGCGCGGTGCTCGCTGTCGCCACCGACGTCGCGAAAGCCGACGAAGTCGACCGGTTGGCGGAGAAGGCGTTCGGCACCTTCGGCGACGTGTCGCTGCTGATGAACAATGCGGGCGTCGGCAACAATCCCGGCAAGCCCTGGGAGAACCGCGACGCCTGGAAGCGACTGCTGGATATCAATTTCTGGGGCGTCGTCCATGGCGTCGAGGCCTTCGCGCCGCGCATGCTGGCCACGGGGAGGCCGGGCCTGATCGTCAACACCGGCTCCAAGCAAGGCATCACCACGCCGCCCGGCAACCTTGCCTACAACGTTTCCAAGGCCGGCGTGAAGACCTTCACCGAAGGCCTGGCACACGCGCTGCGCAACGAGCCCGGCGCAAAGGTTGCCGCGCATCTGCTCATTCCGGGGTTTACTTTTACCGGGCTTACCGAAGGTGCGACCGAAAAGCCCGCCGGCGCCTGGACCGGCGAGCAGGTGGTTGACTTCATGCTGGCCGCGCTGGTGCATGGCGACTTCTACATCCTGTGCCCCGACAACGAGGCGACGCGGCCCATGGACGAAAAGCGCATGGCCTGGGCGATCGGCGACATCATCGAAAACCGCCCTGCTCTGTCGCGCTGGCACCCGGACCACAAGGAGGCTTTCGCGGCGTTCATGGAAAGCTGACGCTCAAGCTGCGCGCGTCTTCGAGCCGCGTTTTTGCGCCGCGGCTTTCTTGACGGCATTCTCCGCGATCTTCCGGTCATGGCGCTTCGCCGCTTCTTCGCACTTGGCGCGAATCTCCTCGACCTCGGATTCGGTCAGGTGCTCGATGCCGATAAAGGTGTCTTTGGCTTTGCCGACCCGGATCAATTCGTCGAGTTTCGTCTGGATCGCCGCGCCATCACGGTTCTGGGTGTTCTGGATGAGAAACACCATCAGGAAGGTGACGATCGTGGTGCCGGTGTTGATGATGAGCTGCCAGGTGTCCGAAAAGCCGAAAATCGGCCCGCTCATCGCCCAGGCCGCAATGATCAGGCAGCAGATGGCAAATGTCGACGGCAGACCGGCGAGATGGGCGACGTAGTTGGCGATCTTCGTGAAACGCTTTTCGATCATGGCAGGGAGAAACATCCGGCGACCGCTCCGGGTTCCCTGAATGGACGGATTTCACCGTCACAGACGTGCACGCGGCCGCAAAAAAATCAGGGACTGTCGTTTTCCCAGCGATCGAGAAAGGCCTTGATCGGCATCGCCTGCATGTCGGGGATGGCCCTGGCCAGTTTTTCGACCGGCCAGTCCCACCAGGCAAGATGTTCGATTCGCGCGGCGACATCCGCGGCGAAACGCTGCCGCAGCGGGCTGGCCGGAACGCCGGCAACGATGGCATAGGGCGGCACGTCGCGCGTCACCACAGCATTGGCGCCGACGATCGCGCCATTGCCGATGCTCACATCAGGCATGATCACCGCGCCATGGCCGATCCAGACATCGTGGCCAATGCTGACGGTTTGCGCCCGCCGCCGCTCCCGGAACGCCGCGTCGACGCCCAGCCAGCGAAAATACTCGTTCGGCCGGTAGCTGACCTTGTGCTGGGTCAGCCGTTCGACCGGATGCTCCAGTGCGTTGATGCGGCTGTTGGCGGCGATCGAACAGAACTTGCCTGTTGTCGTGTAGATCGCCTCGGCATGACGCTCGAAATAGGAGAAGTCGCCGACCGATACCTCGCGCAGGATGACCCGCTCGCCGATCGAGGCGTAGCGCCCAAGTTTGCACGCCTTCAATTCCGCGGTCGGATGAATGCGCGGTTCGGAATCTTTGGCGACAAGATTTTCAGGACGATCCATGCCGGCGGCTTTACTCCCGCGCAATTGCTCCCGCAAGGTGGGAGCAATTGTCGCGTCGCCGATTGGTCCCGCAAGCGGGACCGATCGTCGGTCAGCTGTTGCCAGAGCTTATTTCGGCTGGCCGTTGGTCCACACCACGTTCTGGCCGTAGAGCGGTACGGTGGTGACCGACATTTTCGCCGAACCGTCCTGCACCTGGCGCGAATGCGACAGATAGATCAGGGTCTCATTGGCTTTGTCGTAGATACGGTTCACCACCTGCTTCTTCCAGATCAGGCTGATGCCTTGCTTGAACACCTCCTCGCCGGCCTCGCTCATGTCGATGTCGCCGATGGTGATCGGCCCGGTCTGGCGGCAGGAGATCGAGGAATCGGACGGATCCTCGAACCAGTTGCCCTTCTGCAGGCGGTCGATCACGCCACGGTCGAAATAGGAGACGTGACAGGTCACGCCTTCGACCTTGGGGTCCTTGATCGCCTCGACGATGATGTCGTTGCCGAGCCAGTCGACGCCGACCTTGCCGACCTCCTGGGCGACAGCCGCACCAGCACCGACGACAAGGCATGCGGCCAATGCGCTGCCGATCAGTTTTCGCCCAATCAGTCTTTGCAAGGGAAGCCTCCTCCTGCGGTTCGAGTTTTGCCGACCTCAGGTGGGGCGATCGGCAGCGCTTTGCAAGCAGATCACCTTTTGACCGGAATGCCGGTTGCGGCAACGCGACATCTTTGCGTGCACGAGGTCAACCCGTTAAGAGTGTTCGCCGAACAGGCTCCATGGCGCTGATATAGTGCCAGCGAAAATCACGACGGACACCAATCGATGATGCGTTCAATACTGGTCGGCATTCTCGTCCTGATGGCGGCAGGCATCGGCTGGCTCACCTTCGACTGGTACCGCGGGCATTATGGCGGCGAGCCGTTCGGCGCGCCGTTCACGCTGGTCGACCAGAAGGGCACTCCGGTCACCGAGGCCGCGTTTCGCGGCCAGCCCAGCGTCGTCTTCTTCGGCTTCACCCATTGCCCTGAGGTCTGCCCGACCACGCTGTTCGAACTGGCCGGCTGGCTGAAGACGATGGGGGACGACGGCAAGAACCTACGCGCCTATTTCGTCTCGGTCGACCCGGAGCGCGACACGCCCGAAGTCATGAACGCCTATATCAGTAATTTCTCCGACCGCATCCTCGGCATCACCGGCGACCCGGACAAGGTCCACGCCATGGCCAAATCCTTCGGCATCTACTCGAAGAAGGTCGATACGGGCGACGGCGACTACACGATGGACCACACCGCTTCGGTGCTGCTGCTCAACGCCAGCGGCGACTTCGCCGGCACCATCGCCTATGGCGAAAGCCCGGACACCGCCATCGCCAAGCTGAAGCGGCTGGCGGCGGAAGGTTAGTGCATGATCCCGAACCGAAGGACCGCGTCAGCGAAAAGTGGGAACCGGTTTTCGGATAGATCATGCTCAAACAAGACCATCTTTCGATGACCCAGACGCGGCTTTATTTCACCACTGGAAAGATCGAGGCCGACCGTATCTTTGCGGCGTTCGACGCGGCCTTCGAGGATGAAGGCCTGCCGTTTGCCGTGCTCGAAGTCGACGAGGATCGCGACATCCACGAAGTGTCGCTCTATGCCGACGGCGATGTCGATGCCGTCGAGGCGCGCGTGAAGGACATTCTCGCCGGGCTTGACTTGTTAAGGCCGATCACGCGGGAGGCCCTGCCTGATATCGACTGGGTGACGCGTTCGCTGGAGGGGCTGAAGCCGGTGCGCGCCGGCCGTTTCTTCGTTCACGGCGCGCATGACCGCAGGAAGCGCCACAGCGGCGAACTGGCTATCGAAATCGAAGCGGGCCTCGCCTTCGGCACCGGCCATCACGGCACCACCGCCGGCTGCCTTGAAATGCTGGAACAGGTCGTGCGACGCGAGCGCCCGCGCAACGCGCTCGACCTCGGCACCGGCAGCGCGGTGCTGGCCATTGCGCTGGCCAAGCTCGCGCATATCCCGGTGCTGGCGACCGATATCGATCCGGTCGCCGTAAAGGTCGCCGCCGCCAATGCGCGGCTCAACCACGTCAAGGCGTTCGTCGAAACGGTGACGGCGCCGGGCTTCCACAATCCGATCTTTGCCGCGCGCGGCCCTTTCGACCTCATCGTCGCCAACATACTGGCGCGGCCGCTGATGCGGCTGGCACCCGAAATGGCCAGGCATACCGACTTGGGCGGCTCGATCGTGCTGTCAGGCATTCTCGACCGGCAGCGCGACGCGGTGGTCTCGGCCTATGTCGGCCAGCAGTTCCGCCATATCAGGACTTTGCATCGCGAGGGCTGGGTGACGATCCACCTCAAGCGGTGAGGCGCAGCGCCTCCAAACGCAAGCCGCAACTTCGCTCAGAAGTAGGGCGACCTTGCCGTCTTCTTCAGTTCTTCGCGATCGTAGCCGTGCGCTTTCAACGTTTTGTCGTCAAAGCCAAGCAGAACGCCGCTCACATATCGGCTCGCTTCGCGCTGGCGCGCTTCGATGAGAGCGTTCATGGCGCTTCTGAAAAATCCGCGTCTGGCTGAAATCGTGGACATGATGGTCTCCTTTGCAGGGCAATAAGACTCGTTCCTCCACAGCAAAAAGGTAGGCTCTGCCGACCTGTTTGAAAATCGCTGATTCTGCATGGCGTCCATGCGCAAAAGCGGTGCCGCTGAACCGCGTTCAGCCGGCGCCGCACATCCCTTGGCATAAAAACCGCAGCGCTTTGATTTGCGCGTGATCCTTTCCAAAAATCGGACTCATGCGCTACGGTCAAACCAGCATCCGAGGAGAGGCCCGTCATGTTCCAGACCTTTGATTCCGCCGGCGACCCCGCCGTCGGCAAGCCGCGTGTGGCGCTGCTGCGCCAATGGCTGGCGGCCAACGGGCTGGATGGCTTCATCGTGCCTCGTGCCGACGAGCATCAGGGCGAATATGTCGCAGACCGCTCGGCACGGCTGAAATGGCTGACCGGCTTCAGCGGCTCGGCCGGCGTCGCCATCGTGCTTGGCGAGCGCGCCTTTATGTTCGTTGACGGCCGCTACACGCTGCAGGTGCGCCAGGAGGTCGATCTCGACATCTTTTCGATCGAAAGCCTGGTCGACAATCCGCCCGCCGCCTGGATCAAGGACAATCTCGGCAAGGGCGTGCGGCTTGGTTTCGATCCCTGGCTGCAGACGATCGGCGACGTCAAGGCACTGAAAGCTTCGGCCGAAAAGTCGGGGGCGACATTGGTGCCGCTCGAGAAGAATCCGATCGACGCCATCTGGGAGGACCAGCCCGAACCGCCGCTGGCGCCGGTCGAGCTCCATCCGATCGCCTTTGCCGGCGAACTGGCCAAGGACAAGCTGGCGCGGCTGGCGTCGGCCATCGGCAAGGACGGCGCCACCCATGCCGTGCTGACCGACCCGTCCTCCATCGCCTGGGCCTTCGACATCCGGGGCGGCGACGTGCCGCATACGCCGCTGGCGCTCGGCTTCGCTGTACTCGCCGCCGACGGATCGCACCTCCTTTTCATGGATCAGCGCAAGTTCTCGCGCACCGTCGCGGCCTATCTGACGCAGCTCGCCGAATTGCATGAGCCCGGTGAATTCGAAGCGGCCGTTGTCGCGCTGGCCAAGGGCGGCGCTAGAATAGCGCTTGACCCGGTGCTGGCGGCCGAAAAACTCCGGATGCTGGTCGAGGATAATGGCGGCACCGTCATTTCAGCACCCGACCCTGCCCGCATTCCACGCGCAACGAAAAACCTGGCCGAGATCAACGGCGCCCGCGCCGCGCATCGCCGCGACGGCGCCGCCGTGGCCAGTCTGCTCTGCTGGCTCGATCGCCAGAAACCCGGCAAGCTCGACGAAATCGCGGTCGTCACCAAGCTCGAGGAGTGCCGCCGCAGCACCGGCGAGGAAACGCAGATGCCGCTGCGCGACGTGTCTTTCGACACCATCTCGGGCGCTGGCCCGAACGGCGCCATCATGCACTACCGCGTCTCTCGCGCCACCAGCCGAAAACTGGGGGATGGCGAGCTGTTCCTGCTCGATTCCGGCGGACAGTACCAGGACGGCACCACCGACATCACCCGTACGGTGCCGATCGGCAAGCCGACCGAGGAAATGCGCGAACGTTTTACCCTCGTGCTGAAAGGCATGATCGGCATTTCGACGCTGCGCTTCCCCGCAGGCACGCGCGGCTCCGAAATCGATGCAGTGGCGCGCCTCGCTCTGTGGAGACACGGCTGCGATTTCGCCCATGGCACCGGCCACGGCGTCGGCTCCTATCTGGCCGTGCACGAAGGCCCGCAGCGCATCGCCAGGACCGGCACCGAAAAGCTGCTCGCCGGCATGATCGTCTCCAACGAGCCGGGCTACTACAAGGAAGGCTCCTATGGCATCCGCATCGAGAACCTCATCCTGGTGACACCGGCTGAGCCGATCGAGGGCGGCGACATCGCCATGCATGGCTTCGAGACGCTGACGCTGGCGCCGATCGACACCAGGCTGGTGCGATCCGACCTTTTGACGCGCGACGAACTGCACTGGCTCGACCAATACCACGCACGCGTGCTGGCCGAGATCGGACCGATGCTCGACGGCGAGACGCTGGCCTGGCTGGAAAAGGCAACCGCACCGCTGCCGCACGACCTCAAGCAGTAGCGGCGGTGGCAGCCTTCGTTGAGGTTGGGAGGCACAAAAAACCCGCCTCGGCGGGCAGGTCGTTGGCGCAACTCATCATTGTGAATAAATTCCTAGCATAACTGCCCTCACATGTCAAGTTGAAACTACCCGTGGTTGCCGGACAATCGCTTCAGGTTTGCGCTGCCCCTCATTGCCCTGCCGGGCATTTCTCCCCGTATAGTGACGGCGAGAAAGACGCCTTCGCGAACGATTTCGCCAATCTCCAGCGTTGCAGAAAGGGTGCCAAGGCCGCGGCCAGCCCCTTCTCCCCGTCACCATACGGGAGAAGGTGCCGGCAGGCGGATGAGGGGCGGCGCCACCAAGGCAAGAGTTGGTTACCCGACAAACTGCCGCGCAAGGATCAGCACGGCCGCACCTGCCAAAAACATCGCCATAAGCCCGCCGCGCAGCGAGACCAGCCCGGCAACGATCAATGCCACCCATTCCGCCGGTCCGGTGCCAAGTGCCGCCGGCGCTACCAGCGTGGTCAGCACCGCGGCCGGCACGGCGTTCAACCCGGCCTCGACGCGCGGATGGATGTTTTCGAAGCGCGAGATCACCAGATGCCCGCCGATGCGGGTCAGATAGGTCGCGATCGCACCGGCGACGATGATCCACAAGGTCGTGCTCATCGCCGGGCCTCCACGCCGCTGTGGTGCGGCGGCAGGATGACCGCGAGCAGCACGCCGGCCACGGCGCCAATGGAGACGTGCCAGGGCGAGCCCACCGTTTTATAGGCGAGGATCGAGGCAGCGGCGCTGGCGACGACCACCGGCAGCCACAGCGGCCGTCTGCGAAAGCTCATGACCAGTCCGAGAAAGTAGATCGGCAGCAAAAAGTCGATGCCCAGCGCATGTGCATCGGGAATGAGCTTGCCGAACACCGCGCCGAGCGCGCTTTCGGTCACCCAGAACACATAGACCGGCAGGGCAAGCCCCATATACCAGGCGAAGCCGACCGTCTCGCCGGCCTCCGCCTTGCGTTCGGCCACCGCGAACTGCGGATCGGTAAGCACGAAATAGCCTACCGCTTGCTGGACCAGCGGCCAGTGCGCGATGCGCCGGCCGATACCGGCGGAATAAAGCACATGGCGGAAATTCACGGCGAAGATCGACAGCACGATCAGCCACGGCGCGACATGCTGGCCGAACAATTCGATGCCGACCATCTGGCTGGCGCCGCCGTAGACCATGGCGCTCATCAGGATGGCTTCGAGCACCGAAAAACCGTTGTCGACGGCAAGCGCCCCGAACAGCAGCCCGAACGGCGCCGCCGCCACCACGATGGGCATCGAGAGCCGCACGCCTTGCCAGAAATCGCTTTTCGCGCGGTTTTCGGAGATTGCTTCCGCCGACATCGACCACTCCTTGGGGAAAGGCCGTATGTAGGGAGAGCCGCCTGCCTTGTCACACCAATTCGCTTGAGCCAACGATCAGCGGAAATGATCGCCCCGGCCCGCCGCAAGCCCGGGCGTGCGCCATCGGTCCGGGGCTAGTCCTGCGGGACCTTGCCCTCGATCGCCCGCCCCCAGTCGAGCAGCGGCTTGGCGCGCAAGGTGAAATCGACGAGTTCGTCGCTCAACGCAGCGCCATGGATTGTCGCCGGATCGATTCTATGCTGGACGACGAAATGCCGGTTGCGGATGGCATCGAGAAGATCGGCTTGCGTGACATGCTCGAAACCGCGCGGCGTGCGCTTCATGCGGCCTTCGGTTTCAAGCCCCAGACCGTTCATCCTCAACGCCGCCACCAAGGCACGGAATTCACCCGGCCGCGCGGCGATGGCCTGGCGCATCGCCAGCAGTAGCGCCGGCCCCGGCTGCCACCAGGCAACGCCGGCAAAACAGCGGTCGAGCCCGATATAGACGAACAAGACACCCTGCTCCATCTTGGTGCCGTCGGGCGAAAGGATTGCCGACAGATGCCGGTTGTAGGGCCGTTTGTCCTTGGCGAACCGCACGTCGCGATTGATCCGGAACAGCGACTTCTTGCGATCGCCGCGCAGGCCCAGCCCTGCTGCCGCGAAGCGCTCGGAGAGGGTTTCGACCAGATCGCCGAAGGGGTCGCGCAGCTCGCGTTCGAAGAGGTCGCGGTTCTCCTGGAACCACTCCCGGCTCTGGTGGAAATCCAACGCCCTGAGAAATGGAATGGCCTTCTGGCCGAAACCGTTGAACGTGCCGGCCATCACGCCTTGCCGATCCGCGCGAGCCAGGCATCCTCGTCGATCACCTCGATGTCGAGTTCGGTGGCGAGCTTGAGCTTGGACCCGGCACCCGGTCCGGCCACGACCAGATCGGTCTTCGCGGAAACCGAGCCCGCGACCTTCGCGCCGAGACGTTCGGCCATCGCCTTGGCCTCGGGGCGCGTCATCTTCTCCAGCGTACCTGTAAACACGATCGTCTTGCCGGCGACTACGCTGTCGGCTGAGACGTTGACAATGTACGGCTTCGGGCGGACCTGGGCGAGCAGCGCATCGAGCACGTCGTCATTGCGTTCATTGCCGAAGAAATCGCGCAGCGCGCCGATCACCGTGTCGCCGATGCCGTTGATCGATGGGAAGACAGTGTGCGGATCGGCCGCCGCCGCCGTCTCCTTGCCGACACGGATCAACTCCTCGATGGTCGAGAAGGTTCGGGCAAGCACGGCTGCCGTCGTTTCGCCGATATGGCGGATGCCCAGCGCGAAGATGAAGCGATCGAGTTCCGGTTCGCGACGAGCGTCGATGGCAGCGAAGAGCTTGTCGAGACCTTCGTAATTGCGCTCCTCGACACCGCGCACATTCTTGCGCGTCTTGCCCGATGCGGCCTCGCGCTGCCTGGCTTGCTCCTCGCGCCGCTCGGCCAGCGCCTTGGTGACGGCGGGACGGCGATCCCTGAGCGTGAAGATATCGGCGGCTGTCTTGATCAATCCCGCATTGAAGAACAGGTCTATGTTCTCAGCGCCCAGGCCTTCGATATCCATGGCGCCGCGTGACACAAAGTGGCGCAATCCTTCCACGGCCTGCGCGGGGCAGATCAGTTCGCCGGTGCAGCGTCGGCGGGAATCTTCCTTGCCGGTCTTCTCGTTGATCTCACGCGTCGCCGGTGAGCCGCAGATCGGACAGGTGTGCGGGAATTCGTAAGGCACGGCATCGGGCGGACGCTTGTCGATGACGACGCTGACGATCTGCGGAATGACGTCCCCTGCCCGCTGGATCACCACCGTGTCGCCGATACGTACGTCGATGCCGTCACGGATCGGCTGGCCGTTGCTGTCCAGGCCCTTGATGTAGTCTTCGTTGTGGAGCGTGACATTTTCGACCACCACGCCGCCGACCGTGACGGGTGCGAGCCGTGCGACGGGCGCCAACGTGCCGGTACGGCCGACCTGAATGTCGATCTTGAGCACCGTCGTCATTGCCTGCTCGGCCGGAAATTTGTGGGCGACGGCCCAGCGCGGTTCGCCGGTGACGAAACCCCATCTGCGCTGCAGTTCGAGCTGGTCCACCTTGTAGACGACGCCGTCGATGTCGTAGCCGAGCGACGAGCGTTGCTCCTCGATCCGGTGGTAGTGCGCGACCAGTTCCTCGACCGACTTCGCCCGCACCATCAGCGGACTGATCTTGAATCCCCAATCCTTGAACTTCTGGACGGATTCGAACTGGGTCGGAGCCGGATCTTTCGTGGTGTAGCCCCAGGCATAGGCGAAGAACTTGAGGTTGCGGCTGGCTGTAACCGAAGGATCCTTCTGACGCAGGGATCCGGCCGCCGTATTGCGCGGATTGACGTAGTCCTGGCCGCCGACCGCCGCCGACCGTTCCTTCAGCGCCTCGAATTCCGCATAGGTCATGTAGACCTCGCCGCGTATCTCGATGGTGTCGGGCCAGCCTGAACCTTTCAGGTGCTTGGGGATGTCGGCGATTGTCCTGAGATTGGCGGTGATGTCCTCACCGACGGCGCCGTCGCCGCGCGTTGCGCCTTGCACGAACACACCGCCTTCATAACGCAGGGACGCCGACAGCCCGTCGATCTTCGGCTCAGCCATGAAGGCGATGTCCAGATCCTTGTCGCGGTCAAAGAACCGCCGGCCGCGCTCGATGAAGTCGGCGACGTCCTGGTCGGTATAGGCCTTGGCGAGACTGAGCATCGGCACCGCATGGCGCACCTTGGCAAAGCCTTCCGCCGGTGGCGCGCCCACGCGGCGCGACGGCGAATCCTCTAGCACCAAGGCGGGGAAGCGCTGTTCGATGGCGAGGTTGCGCCGCGTCAGCGCGTCATACTCCGCGTCCGTGATTATCGGTGCGTCCTCGGTATGGTAGCGCCGGTCGTGCTCGGCGATCTCCGCCGCCAGTCGCTTCAATTCGCTTGCGGCCTCGCTTTCGCTGAGCGAATCGACTGGTTTTTCGGCCATGCACTGCTCCCTGGCGCATGACCCCGAAGGTCATGCGTAAAAATAAAATTGCTACAGCGTCCTTTGCGCGTCCGAAAGGACGCGCGGCGCTGTAGCGATGGCGCGACACAATAGAACAGGATTCTCTCATAAGGGAGAGACCAGGCACGGGAAAATCATTCCTGAACAGCGGGATGGAGCCATATCCTGACTCTGTCCGAAGGGCCGGGCTATCGACGTCGGACGGCGTGTAGCTAAGCCGCCGCGGTGTTCTCGCGCAGCAGCCGCTCGGCCGCCGCGCGCGCCTCGTCGGTGATGGTCGCTCCGGCAAGCATCCGCGCGATCTCTTCCTGGCGCGCCGCCCGGTCCATCTCCGCGATGCCGGTCGCGACGCGATCGGCGCCGCCGGATTTGGAGATCAGGAAATGTGTCGCCGCCCGTGCCGCCACTTGCGGCGCGTGCGTAACCGAAAGCACCTGTACGCGCTTCGACAGCCGCGCCAGCCTTTGGCCGATGGCGTCCGCCACCGCGCCGCCAACGCCGGTGTCGATTTCATCGAAGACCAAAGTCGGCGCCGAGCCGCGGTCGGCCAGCGCCACCTTCAGTGCCAGCAGGAACCGCGAAAGCTCGCCGCCGGAGGCGACTTTCATCATCGGGCCCGGTCTTGTGCCGGGATTGGTGCGCACCCAGAACTCGACCTGATCGATGCCCTCTTCCATGCGGCTCTCGGCCTCGCTTGCCATCTCGACGATGAACGCGGCCCGCTCGAGCTTCAGCGCCGGCAATTCGGCCATCACCGCCTTGGTCAATCCGACCGCCGCCGCAAGGCGAAGCGACGAAAGTTGCGCCGCGGAAATGTCATAGGCTTCGCGCGCGGCGGCGGCCTGCTTTTCCAGCCCGTGCAGGCGCTCCTCGCCGGCATCGAGATCGGCGAGATCGGCCGCCATCGTGTCGCGCAATTGCGCCAGGTCGTCGACCGCCACGTTGTGCTTGCGTGAGGCGGCACGCAGCGAAAATAGCCGCTCCTCGGCCTGTTCCAGCCGCCGCGGATCATATTCGGTGGCGCGAAGTGCCGCGTCCACGCCCGATTGGGCGGCGTCGAGCGACAGCATCGCCTCGTCGAGCGATTTGACCACGTCCTCGAGCAGGCCGGGCGCCTCGGTCACCTTGCGCTGCAGCCGCCGCAACAGGCTGGCGAGCTGCGGCAAGGGCGAGGACGGGCCCGAGAGCACATCTTGCGCATCATGGATTTCCGAGGCGATCTTTTCCGTCCGCATCATCGAGGCACGCAGTTCGGCCAGGTCGGCTTCCTCGCCGGGCTGAGGGTCGAGCTTCGTCAATTCGGCGACCGCGGCGCGCAGATAGTCGGCCTCGCGGGCCGCCGCTTCCACCTTGGCGCGGTGTCGCGAAAATTCCTGCTCGCAGGCCCGCCAATGCCGCCATGCCTCGCCGGTCGCGCGGACAGCGCCGAGATGACCGCCGAAACTGTCAAGCAATTCGCGATGGGCGCCGGGATCGACCAAGGCGCGCTCGTCATGCTGGCCGTGGATCTCGACCAGCGCGTGGCCGACATCGCGCATCAGCGTCACACTGGAGGGTTGGTCGTTGACGAAGACGCGGGTACGGCCATCCGCCGTCTGCACGCGGCGTAGGATGATGTCGCCATCGTCCTCGATGGCGTTGTCGGCAAGCAGCATGCGGGCAGGATGGTTGCGCGGCACGTCGAACACGGCGATGACTTGGCCCTGTGCCGCGCCATGACGCACCAGCGAAGCGTCGCCGCGGGCGCCAAGCGCCAGCGACAGCGCGTCGAGCAGGATGGATTTTCCAGCGCCGGTTTCGCCGGTCAGCACCGAAAGGCCGGACGAAAAGTCGATGTCCAGCTTCTCGATCAGAACGATATCGCGGATCGACAGCCTGGAAAGCATGGCGACGCGCCGCTTCAGGCGCCGGTGATCAGCTTCCCGGCCTTGGAGATCCACGACCCGGCACTCTCGCGCGGCTCGAGCCCACCAGTCTGCAGGAGCTTGTAGGAA includes these proteins:
- a CDS encoding SDR family NAD(P)-dependent oxidoreductase, with the protein product MTADAEIQTALPALASGNVAVITGGASGIGLAAAKRLAAMGLRIVLADIGGARLDEAGRAVAAITGDSAVLAVATDVAKADEVDRLAEKAFGTFGDVSLLMNNAGVGNNPGKPWENRDAWKRLLDINFWGVVHGVEAFAPRMLATGRPGLIVNTGSKQGITTPPGNLAYNVSKAGVKTFTEGLAHALRNEPGAKVAAHLLIPGFTFTGLTEGATEKPAGAWTGEQVVDFMLAALVHGDFYILCPDNEATRPMDEKRMAWAIGDIIENRPALSRWHPDHKEAFAAFMES
- a CDS encoding low affinity iron permease family protein translates to MIEKRFTKIANYVAHLAGLPSTFAICCLIIAAWAMSGPIFGFSDTWQLIINTGTTIVTFLMVFLIQNTQNRDGAAIQTKLDELIRVGKAKDTFIGIEHLTESEVEEIRAKCEEAAKRHDRKIAENAVKKAAAQKRGSKTRAA
- a CDS encoding antibiotic acetyltransferase yields the protein MDRPENLVAKDSEPRIHPTAELKACKLGRYASIGERVILREVSVGDFSYFERHAEAIYTTTGKFCSIAANSRINALEHPVERLTQHKVSYRPNEYFRWLGVDAAFRERRRAQTVSIGHDVWIGHGAVIMPDVSIGNGAIVGANAVVTRDVPPYAIVAGVPASPLRQRFAADVAARIEHLAWWDWPVEKLARAIPDMQAMPIKAFLDRWENDSP
- a CDS encoding CreA family protein, which codes for MQRLIGRKLIGSALAACLVVGAGAAVAQEVGKVGVDWLGNDIIVEAIKDPKVEGVTCHVSYFDRGVIDRLQKGNWFEDPSDSSISCRQTGPITIGDIDMSEAGEEVFKQGISLIWKKQVVNRIYDKANETLIYLSHSRQVQDGSAKMSVTTVPLYGQNVVWTNGQPK
- a CDS encoding SCO family protein codes for the protein MMRSILVGILVLMAAGIGWLTFDWYRGHYGGEPFGAPFTLVDQKGTPVTEAAFRGQPSVVFFGFTHCPEVCPTTLFELAGWLKTMGDDGKNLRAYFVSVDPERDTPEVMNAYISNFSDRILGITGDPDKVHAMAKSFGIYSKKVDTGDGDYTMDHTASVLLLNASGDFAGTIAYGESPDTAIAKLKRLAAEG
- a CDS encoding 50S ribosomal protein L11 methyltransferase encodes the protein MTQTRLYFTTGKIEADRIFAAFDAAFEDEGLPFAVLEVDEDRDIHEVSLYADGDVDAVEARVKDILAGLDLLRPITREALPDIDWVTRSLEGLKPVRAGRFFVHGAHDRRKRHSGELAIEIEAGLAFGTGHHGTTAGCLEMLEQVVRRERPRNALDLGTGSAVLAIALAKLAHIPVLATDIDPVAVKVAAANARLNHVKAFVETVTAPGFHNPIFAARGPFDLIVANILARPLMRLAPEMARHTDLGGSIVLSGILDRQRDAVVSAYVGQQFRHIRTLHREGWVTIHLKR
- a CDS encoding aminopeptidase P family protein; translation: MFQTFDSAGDPAVGKPRVALLRQWLAANGLDGFIVPRADEHQGEYVADRSARLKWLTGFSGSAGVAIVLGERAFMFVDGRYTLQVRQEVDLDIFSIESLVDNPPAAWIKDNLGKGVRLGFDPWLQTIGDVKALKASAEKSGATLVPLEKNPIDAIWEDQPEPPLAPVELHPIAFAGELAKDKLARLASAIGKDGATHAVLTDPSSIAWAFDIRGGDVPHTPLALGFAVLAADGSHLLFMDQRKFSRTVAAYLTQLAELHEPGEFEAAVVALAKGGARIALDPVLAAEKLRMLVEDNGGTVISAPDPARIPRATKNLAEINGARAAHRRDGAAVASLLCWLDRQKPGKLDEIAVVTKLEECRRSTGEETQMPLRDVSFDTISGAGPNGAIMHYRVSRATSRKLGDGELFLLDSGGQYQDGTTDITRTVPIGKPTEEMRERFTLVLKGMIGISTLRFPAGTRGSEIDAVARLALWRHGCDFAHGTGHGVGSYLAVHEGPQRIARTGTEKLLAGMIVSNEPGYYKEGSYGIRIENLILVTPAEPIEGGDIAMHGFETLTLAPIDTRLVRSDLLTRDELHWLDQYHARVLAEIGPMLDGETLAWLEKATAPLPHDLKQ